In Drosophila santomea strain STO CAGO 1482 chromosome 2L, Prin_Dsan_1.1, whole genome shotgun sequence, a single window of DNA contains:
- the LOC120458697 gene encoding SET domain-containing protein SmydA-8 isoform X2 encodes MVSSTECPVCGVTASQACTRCKMVRYCDREHQKQHWPQHKRRCRPFSEEQDAVLGRYLKATQEIAAGQIVFIEEPLVVGPKWYHSDADNEAPIVPCVGCCTPCRLGKHQCRRCCWPVCSAGCEHESMECSVLSLGTGSPTRRQSPTKWLALLEMQSHEDERRGTELHEEAEKRVVSYLQNRFLCRLKQTNPSLLHDCEPEMLHRLCGIIETNFMVIELPTGLELSGLFRQACMMEHACQPNCDFQFDNKTQQVAVRAGCDLRKGDHLRITYTNILWGTQLRQHHLRLTKHFSCRCSRCLDPTEYGTYISAMACLGDVNQTCGGTHLAVDPLDENTQWKCDTCPILVDGAYVAELQSHMTKQVEGLLAGCPSANQVELLLARLTHVLHSNHFHTFNLKHTLIQLYGNEAGLESCVLSNNQLIRKLRLCDELYNVCRRLDPYSIKLAIYVTVILIEVAHTLEEQARRAPAEATSLLGLAQTRLREAHMVLEKEQESVVGKKLNEKLQKEIFECEKLILTLAYNQDH; translated from the exons ATGGTGTCAAGCACGGAGTGTCCTGTTTGCGGAGTGACTGCCTCACAAGCTTGTACTAGGTGCAAAATGGTGCGGTACTGCGACCGGGAGCACCAGAAGCAGCACTGGCCGCAGCATAAGCGCAGATGTAGGCCATTCAGCGAGGAGCAGGATGCCGTTCTAGGCAGATACTTGAAGGCTACCCAGGAAATTGCAGCCGGTCAAATAGTCTTCATTGAGGAGCCTTTAGTGGTGGGCCCCAAGTGGTATCATTCCGACGCAGATAATGAAGCCCCTATCGTTCCCTGCGTAGGCTGTTGCACTCCGTGCCGTCTGGGGAAGCACCAGTGTCGCAG ATGCTGTTGGCCAGTCTGCAGTGCGGGATGCGAGCACGAATCAATGGAATGCAGCGTACTCAGCCTAGGAACAGGTTCACCAACTCGG CGCCAGAGTCCAACGAAATGGTTGGCTTTGTTGGAGATGCAGTCTCATGAGGATGAGCGTAGGGGCACCGAACTACACGAGGAAGCAGAGAAGCGGGTAGTTAGCTACCTCCAAAATCGGTTTTTATGTAGACTGAAGCAAACTAATCCCAGTCTCCTACACGATTGCGAACCAGAGATGCTGCATCGGCTTTGCGGCATCATCGAAACCAACTTTATGGTCATTGAACTGCCGACTGGCTTGGAACTCAGCGGGTTGTTCAGGCAGGCATGCATGATGGAGCATGCTTGTCAGCCCAACTGCGACTTCCAGTTTGATAACAAGACTCAGCAAGTTGCTGTGCGTGCTGGCTGTGACTTGCGAAAGGGTGATCACCTACGGATTACATACACTAACATCCTATGGGGCACGCAGCTTCGCCAGCACCATCTTCGACTAACGAAGCATTTCAGCTGCCGCTGCAGTCGCTGTCTTGATCCAACGGAATATGGCACCTATATAAGTGCGATGGCATGTCTGGGGGATGTAAATCAGACTTGCGGAGGAACCCATTTGGCCGTGGATCCACTAGACGAAAACACACAGTGGAAGTGCGACACTTGCCCAATACTGGTGGATGGAGCTTACGTGGCTGAGCTGCAGTCGCACATGACCAAGCAGGTTGAGGGCTTATTGGCCGGATGTCCTTCCGCGAATCAGGTTGAACTTTTGTTGGCCCGCCTGACCCATGTGTTGCATTCAAATCATTTTCACACGTTCAATCTAAAGCACACGTTAATCCAGCTGTATGGTAACGAAGCTGGCTTGGAATCGTGCGTGCTGAGCAATAATCAGCTAATACGGAAACTGCGGTTGTGCGATGAGCTCTACAACGTATGCCGGCGACTGGATCCTTACAGCATTAAACTGGCTATCTACGTCACGGTCATCCTTATCGAGGTGGCCCACACTCTGGAGGAGCAGGCAAGAAGAGCACCAGCAGAGGCAACATCCCTTTTGGGACTGGCACAGACCCGCCTTAGGGAAGCCCATATGGTTTTGGAAAAAGAGCAAGAATCGGTGGTCGGCAAGAAGCTAAACGAAAAATTGCAGAAAGAAATCTTTGAGTGCGAAAAACTAATTCTAACTCTTGCCTATAATCAAGATCATTAA
- the LOC120458712 gene encoding mitochondrial mRNA pseudouridine synthase Trub2 isoform X1, translating into MALTKVYDAATVFKHMNGILNVYKPAGMKVKHVRNAILNNICKGLNEMEQRNPRKFRENRILLGTGTAADHVLHNVGEQTDLSDHLLSTGPRYLPRDLSCATVSSLGDHTSGVLLFGINRGTVQSSSIRKNRPVRVYHLIGHLGSATENHLPDSRVTMRSNHRHVSADRISSLAASMQASHQRKMFELCGVDLQTQEAYELACRGLLRPADDSQLVVYGIKLIHFERPYFTLELYTINETQECLATLVHDMALDLRTVAHCSQLRCVRHAHFDVTDSLLRHAWHLPGIIKNLRQQRNILREHPQLLRQHRVELQISE; encoded by the exons ATGGCTCTCACTAAAGTTTATGATGCTGCCACAGTCTTTAAGCACATGAATGGCATTCTAAATGTGTACAAGCCAGCCGGTATGAAGGTCAAGCACGTGCGCAATGCTATTCTGAACAACATTTGCAAGG GACTCAACGAAATGGAGCAAAGGAATCCACGCAAGTTCCGAGAGAACAGAATCCTCCTAGGCACAGGCACCGCAGCCGATCACGTACTACATAACGTAGGAGAGCAGACAGATCTATCGGACCACCTTCTGTCTACCGGACCGCGTTATCTACCGCGCGACTTGAGCTGCGCCACAGTGTCCAGCCTGGGCGATCACACCAGCGGAGTGCTGC TCTTTGGGATCAACAGGGGAACAGTCCAGTCTAGTTCTATTCGGAAAAATCGACCAGTGCGGGTCTACCACCTAATCGGTCACTTAGGCAGCGCAACCGAAAATCACCTACCAGACTCACGGGTCACAATGCGCTCCAACCACCGACACGTGTCCGCAGACAGGATCAGCAGTCTGGCTGCCTCCATGCAAGCATCCCATCAGCGTAAGATGTTTGAGCTCTGCGGTGTCGATTTGCAGACCCAGGAGGCCTACGAACTGGCCTGTAGAGGTCTTCTACGTCCAGCGGACGACAGTCAGCTCGTTGTATACGGCATAAAGCTGATTCACTTTGAGCGTCCGTACTTCACGCTGGAACTTTATACCATCAACGAGACGCAGGAGTGCTTAGCTACGCTAGTGCACGACATGGCTTTGGACCTCCGAACAGTGGCGCACTGCTCCCAACTACGCTGCGTGCGCCATGCCCACTTTGATGTGACGGATAGTCTGCTCAGACACGCCTGGCACTTGCCAGGAATTATCAAAAACCTCCGCCAGCAACGTAACATCCTGAGGGAGCACCCACAGCTTCTGCGACAGCATCGAGTGGAACTGCAAATTTCAGAATAA
- the LOC120458712 gene encoding mitochondrial mRNA pseudouridine synthase Trub2 isoform X2, whose product MRSNHRHVSADRISSLAASMQASHQRKMFELCGVDLQTQEAYELACRGLLRPADDSQLVVYGIKLIHFERPYFTLELYTINETQECLATLVHDMALDLRTVAHCSQLRCVRHAHFDVTDSLLRHAWHLPGIIKNLRQQRNILREHPQLLRQHRVELQISE is encoded by the coding sequence ATGCGCTCCAACCACCGACACGTGTCCGCAGACAGGATCAGCAGTCTGGCTGCCTCCATGCAAGCATCCCATCAGCGTAAGATGTTTGAGCTCTGCGGTGTCGATTTGCAGACCCAGGAGGCCTACGAACTGGCCTGTAGAGGTCTTCTACGTCCAGCGGACGACAGTCAGCTCGTTGTATACGGCATAAAGCTGATTCACTTTGAGCGTCCGTACTTCACGCTGGAACTTTATACCATCAACGAGACGCAGGAGTGCTTAGCTACGCTAGTGCACGACATGGCTTTGGACCTCCGAACAGTGGCGCACTGCTCCCAACTACGCTGCGTGCGCCATGCCCACTTTGATGTGACGGATAGTCTGCTCAGACACGCCTGGCACTTGCCAGGAATTATCAAAAACCTCCGCCAGCAACGTAACATCCTGAGGGAGCACCCACAGCTTCTGCGACAGCATCGAGTGGAACTGCAAATTTCAGAATAA
- the LOC120458697 gene encoding SET domain-containing protein SmydA-8 isoform X1: MVSSTECPVCGVTASQACTRCKMVRYCDREHQKQHWPQHKRRCRPFSEEQDAVLGRYLKATQEIAAGQIVFIEEPLVVGPKWYHSDADNEAPIVPCVGCCTPCRLGKHQCRRCCWPVCSAGCEHESMECSVLSLGTGSPTRVDPRSLNDYFRGDALLVLKCLLLQRQSPTKWLALLEMQSHEDERRGTELHEEAEKRVVSYLQNRFLCRLKQTNPSLLHDCEPEMLHRLCGIIETNFMVIELPTGLELSGLFRQACMMEHACQPNCDFQFDNKTQQVAVRAGCDLRKGDHLRITYTNILWGTQLRQHHLRLTKHFSCRCSRCLDPTEYGTYISAMACLGDVNQTCGGTHLAVDPLDENTQWKCDTCPILVDGAYVAELQSHMTKQVEGLLAGCPSANQVELLLARLTHVLHSNHFHTFNLKHTLIQLYGNEAGLESCVLSNNQLIRKLRLCDELYNVCRRLDPYSIKLAIYVTVILIEVAHTLEEQARRAPAEATSLLGLAQTRLREAHMVLEKEQESVVGKKLNEKLQKEIFECEKLILTLAYNQDH, translated from the exons ATGGTGTCAAGCACGGAGTGTCCTGTTTGCGGAGTGACTGCCTCACAAGCTTGTACTAGGTGCAAAATGGTGCGGTACTGCGACCGGGAGCACCAGAAGCAGCACTGGCCGCAGCATAAGCGCAGATGTAGGCCATTCAGCGAGGAGCAGGATGCCGTTCTAGGCAGATACTTGAAGGCTACCCAGGAAATTGCAGCCGGTCAAATAGTCTTCATTGAGGAGCCTTTAGTGGTGGGCCCCAAGTGGTATCATTCCGACGCAGATAATGAAGCCCCTATCGTTCCCTGCGTAGGCTGTTGCACTCCGTGCCGTCTGGGGAAGCACCAGTGTCGCAG ATGCTGTTGGCCAGTCTGCAGTGCGGGATGCGAGCACGAATCAATGGAATGCAGCGTACTCAGCCTAGGAACAGGTTCACCAACTCGGGTAGATCCCCGCTCATTGAACGACTATTTCAGAGGCGATGCTCTTTTAGTGCTCAAATGTCTTCTGTTGCAGCGCCAGAGTCCAACGAAATGGTTGGCTTTGTTGGAGATGCAGTCTCATGAGGATGAGCGTAGGGGCACCGAACTACACGAGGAAGCAGAGAAGCGGGTAGTTAGCTACCTCCAAAATCGGTTTTTATGTAGACTGAAGCAAACTAATCCCAGTCTCCTACACGATTGCGAACCAGAGATGCTGCATCGGCTTTGCGGCATCATCGAAACCAACTTTATGGTCATTGAACTGCCGACTGGCTTGGAACTCAGCGGGTTGTTCAGGCAGGCATGCATGATGGAGCATGCTTGTCAGCCCAACTGCGACTTCCAGTTTGATAACAAGACTCAGCAAGTTGCTGTGCGTGCTGGCTGTGACTTGCGAAAGGGTGATCACCTACGGATTACATACACTAACATCCTATGGGGCACGCAGCTTCGCCAGCACCATCTTCGACTAACGAAGCATTTCAGCTGCCGCTGCAGTCGCTGTCTTGATCCAACGGAATATGGCACCTATATAAGTGCGATGGCATGTCTGGGGGATGTAAATCAGACTTGCGGAGGAACCCATTTGGCCGTGGATCCACTAGACGAAAACACACAGTGGAAGTGCGACACTTGCCCAATACTGGTGGATGGAGCTTACGTGGCTGAGCTGCAGTCGCACATGACCAAGCAGGTTGAGGGCTTATTGGCCGGATGTCCTTCCGCGAATCAGGTTGAACTTTTGTTGGCCCGCCTGACCCATGTGTTGCATTCAAATCATTTTCACACGTTCAATCTAAAGCACACGTTAATCCAGCTGTATGGTAACGAAGCTGGCTTGGAATCGTGCGTGCTGAGCAATAATCAGCTAATACGGAAACTGCGGTTGTGCGATGAGCTCTACAACGTATGCCGGCGACTGGATCCTTACAGCATTAAACTGGCTATCTACGTCACGGTCATCCTTATCGAGGTGGCCCACACTCTGGAGGAGCAGGCAAGAAGAGCACCAGCAGAGGCAACATCCCTTTTGGGACTGGCACAGACCCGCCTTAGGGAAGCCCATATGGTTTTGGAAAAAGAGCAAGAATCGGTGGTCGGCAAGAAGCTAAACGAAAAATTGCAGAAAGAAATCTTTGAGTGCGAAAAACTAATTCTAACTCTTGCCTATAATCAAGATCATTAA